A window of Prolixibacter sp. SD074 contains these coding sequences:
- a CDS encoding four helix bundle protein, whose product MYHSFENLEVWEKAYRLVIQIYSTISSIKEYFIRDQVLRSAPSIPSNIAEGAERNSKQEFIRFLHIAKGSCGELRTQLMIGRDLKLMDGAEEFIKQTIEISSMLHGLIKKIEASQNKTS is encoded by the coding sequence ATGTATCATTCATTTGAGAATCTGGAGGTATGGGAAAAAGCATATCGATTGGTAATCCAAATCTATTCCACCATTTCCAGCATCAAAGAATACTTTATCAGAGACCAGGTATTACGTTCAGCCCCGTCAATTCCGAGTAACATTGCTGAGGGAGCTGAACGAAACTCAAAACAGGAGTTCATTCGATTTTTACATATTGCGAAAGGCTCTTGCGGAGAATTGCGGACACAACTGATGATTGGCCGTGATTTAAAATTAATGGATGGCGCAGAAGAGTTCATAAAGCAAACAATCGAAATATCTTCGATGCTTCATGGCTTAATCAAGAAAATCGAAGCATCTCAAAATAAAACTTCATAG
- a CDS encoding DUF2027 domain-containing protein translates to MQIKIGDRVRFLNDVGGGKVTSIINPDMVNVETEDGFELPTLVTKLVVIGGGDTYGIPDKASEKNTAAHPATTTKATPEEDEEEETGPEFYGFAEINQVEGNNQPRFIFAVVPEDANNAVGAGITLYLINDCNYTVLYQFAYHRDQNYETRDSGTLEPNTRIQLEQLTQADLGDLPAFCFQLLYFRKHATSMEAPVQKEISLNPVKFYKQNSFSKNDYFRNPAMTFPLVTDPLTAELEKLSDKEFKKIVREKEKPPQKKMQPVSLPNQDLVEIDLHIQELLDNTSGLSNADMLKVQMDTFREEMAKAIDLGVKKIIFIHGVGNGVLKNELRRELQRKYRKYSFQDASFQEYGFGATMVNLKR, encoded by the coding sequence ATGCAAATCAAAATAGGAGACCGCGTACGGTTTTTAAATGACGTAGGCGGCGGTAAGGTAACATCCATCATCAACCCCGACATGGTGAATGTGGAAACGGAAGACGGCTTTGAATTACCGACCCTGGTGACCAAATTGGTCGTCATCGGCGGCGGCGACACCTACGGGATACCCGACAAGGCTTCCGAAAAGAACACGGCAGCCCATCCGGCCACAACAACAAAAGCAACTCCGGAAGAGGATGAGGAAGAAGAAACCGGGCCGGAATTCTATGGCTTTGCCGAAATCAACCAGGTGGAAGGCAACAACCAGCCGCGATTCATTTTCGCCGTAGTCCCCGAAGATGCCAACAACGCGGTAGGCGCAGGCATTACGCTCTATTTAATCAATGATTGCAATTACACCGTGTTATACCAGTTTGCCTACCACCGGGACCAAAATTACGAAACCCGCGACAGTGGTACCCTCGAGCCCAATACCCGCATCCAGTTGGAGCAACTTACGCAGGCTGATTTGGGCGACCTTCCCGCGTTCTGTTTCCAGTTGCTTTACTTCCGGAAACATGCTACATCGATGGAAGCGCCGGTACAAAAGGAGATTTCCCTCAACCCGGTGAAGTTTTATAAACAGAACTCCTTTTCGAAAAACGACTACTTCCGAAACCCCGCCATGACCTTTCCCCTGGTAACCGATCCACTCACAGCGGAACTTGAAAAGTTATCCGACAAGGAATTCAAAAAGATAGTCAGGGAAAAAGAAAAGCCGCCCCAAAAGAAGATGCAACCGGTAAGTCTGCCGAATCAGGATTTGGTTGAAATCGATTTGCATATCCAGGAACTACTCGACAATACCAGTGGCCTGTCAAATGCCGATATGCTGAAGGTACAAATGGATACCTTCCGGGAAGAGATGGCCAAAGCCATCGATTTAGGCGTGAAAAAGATTATTTTTATCCACGGTGTAGGCAATGGCGTACTAAAAAACGAACTACGCCGCGAGTTGCAGCGTAAGTACCGTAAATACTCCTTCCAGGATGCTTCTTTCCAGGAATACGGATTTGGCGCCACCATGGTGAACCTGAAACGATGA
- a CDS encoding MraY family glycosyltransferase, whose amino-acid sequence MNTLKEVIYLFVTFIMAAGITYFSVPTLIKVARMKHLYDEPNHRSAATDVVPTLGGVAIYVGFIISMIIGSDGFMFSEIKYIIAALTIMLFIGLKDDIVDMAPKKKLLGQILASLIVIILGNIRFTSLHGFMGIYEIPFLVSVPLTLFVMIVLINALNLIDGIDGLASGITILTSATFGGWFFITGHYAYAITAFALSGSLTSFFCFNVFGKENKIFMGDTGSLILGMIMSVLVIQFNEFNIGLFGINAFKGAPAISIGIMIIPLIDTLRVFVIRILRGTSPFTADRNHIHHKLLDLGLSHLQATLTILTVNLGFIVLSISLQNVPVGKAFMIIAPLAVLMSSVPSYLLRRKKIRKTALHTYPD is encoded by the coding sequence ATGAATACATTGAAGGAAGTCATCTATTTGTTTGTCACCTTCATCATGGCCGCCGGAATAACTTATTTTTCTGTCCCGACCTTAATTAAGGTGGCCCGCATGAAGCACCTCTATGACGAACCCAATCATCGCTCCGCTGCGACGGACGTTGTTCCGACATTGGGTGGTGTTGCCATTTATGTCGGCTTTATCATTAGCATGATTATTGGCAGCGATGGTTTTATGTTTTCTGAAATCAAATACATTATCGCAGCTCTGACCATTATGCTCTTCATTGGCCTGAAAGACGATATTGTTGATATGGCGCCGAAAAAAAAGCTATTGGGGCAGATTCTCGCCTCACTTATCGTCATCATTCTGGGCAACATCCGCTTTACCAGCCTGCATGGATTCATGGGTATCTATGAGATACCGTTCCTGGTCAGCGTACCGTTGACACTATTTGTGATGATCGTTTTGATTAACGCCCTCAACCTGATTGACGGTATTGATGGGCTGGCATCGGGAATCACCATCCTGACATCGGCTACATTTGGCGGATGGTTTTTTATTACCGGGCACTACGCTTACGCGATAACTGCCTTTGCGTTGTCCGGTTCGCTAACCTCTTTCTTCTGTTTTAACGTATTCGGAAAAGAAAATAAGATATTTATGGGGGATACGGGTTCTCTCATTCTGGGAATGATTATGTCCGTTCTGGTTATCCAGTTCAACGAATTCAATATTGGCCTATTCGGAATCAACGCCTTCAAAGGAGCACCGGCTATCTCCATCGGAATCATGATTATCCCGTTGATTGATACCCTTCGGGTATTTGTTATCCGAATACTGCGCGGTACCTCACCTTTCACTGCCGACCGGAACCACATCCATCACAAGCTGCTCGATTTGGGCCTGAGCCACCTGCAGGCTACATTAACCATCCTGACGGTTAATCTCGGATTCATTGTTTTGAGCATCTCGTTACAAAACGTCCCGGTAGGAAAAGCATTTATGATTATTGCCCCGCTGGCAGTATTAATGTCAAGTGTTCCGTCCTACCTGTTGCGCCGCAAAAAAATCCGCAAAACAGCGCTGCACACGTACCCGGATTGA
- a CDS encoding glycosyltransferase family 4 protein translates to MPEFIYVILSFGLSLLIAVRSIPTIIRVAHQKHLFDEPNGRSAATQVVPTLGGIAIFLGFVLSVTIAGNGFVMPGLKYIIAAVIIMFFVGLKDDILSLSPWKKLVAQLASAFMLIVLADIRFTNLHGFMGIHEISYPVSFLLSGFVMIVFINSFNLIDGIDGLASGISIIAATVFGVWFYLAGHIEYTILAFSLIGALSGFFWFNVYGKKNKIFMGDTGSLILGTIMSVLVIQFNELNIIQTRPFAVASAPAVSFGILIYPMFDTIRVFAIRVSQGRSPFSPDKNHIHHRLLATGMSHKKATFTLMAVTAVYLVPVFLLQGLGIWGLMAVNLVFAMGSVMLLGRHIQVKQLIRKDDPFQQILIPHRNKRLIDD, encoded by the coding sequence ATGCCAGAATTCATTTATGTAATACTGAGTTTCGGACTTTCGCTGCTGATTGCCGTCAGGAGCATCCCGACCATCATCCGTGTTGCCCATCAAAAACATCTGTTCGACGAACCGAACGGACGTTCAGCTGCCACACAGGTGGTCCCCACCCTCGGGGGAATTGCCATCTTTCTGGGTTTTGTATTGAGTGTGACCATTGCCGGAAACGGTTTTGTGATGCCCGGGTTGAAATACATCATCGCAGCAGTTATCATCATGTTCTTTGTGGGGCTGAAAGACGATATTCTGTCGCTGTCTCCATGGAAAAAACTGGTAGCTCAACTTGCTTCCGCTTTCATGCTGATTGTTTTGGCGGATATCCGTTTTACCAATCTTCATGGATTCATGGGAATTCACGAGATCAGTTATCCCGTTAGTTTCCTGCTTTCCGGTTTTGTGATGATTGTCTTCATCAATTCCTTCAACCTGATTGACGGCATCGACGGTTTGGCTTCCGGCATTAGCATCATCGCAGCCACGGTGTTCGGCGTATGGTTCTACCTGGCGGGGCACATCGAATACACCATTCTGGCTTTTTCCCTTATCGGTGCGTTAAGCGGATTTTTCTGGTTCAATGTCTATGGTAAGAAAAATAAGATATTCATGGGCGATACCGGCTCCCTTATCCTGGGAACCATCATGTCGGTCCTGGTTATTCAGTTCAACGAACTAAACATCATACAAACCCGTCCATTTGCTGTTGCTTCGGCCCCGGCTGTTTCCTTCGGAATTCTCATCTACCCGATGTTCGACACCATCCGGGTATTTGCCATCCGGGTCTCCCAGGGACGCTCCCCCTTTTCGCCCGACAAGAATCACATTCATCACCGGTTGCTGGCAACGGGCATGTCCCACAAAAAAGCCACCTTCACCCTAATGGCTGTTACAGCAGTTTATCTGGTTCCGGTATTCCTGCTTCAGGGATTGGGCATATGGGGTTTGATGGCGGTGAATCTTGTTTTTGCTATGGGTTCGGTAATGCTACTGGGACGACACATCCAGGTAAAACAGCTTATCCGCAAGGATGACCCCTTCCAGCAGATATTGATCCCGCACCGTAACAAACGCCTGATTGATGATTGA
- a CDS encoding mannose-1-phosphate guanylyltransferase, with protein sequence MNTNNYLVIMAGGIGSRFWPMSTAEKPKQFLDILGTGKTLLQQTVHRFRNIVPAENIYIVTSANYQQLALEQIPELNASQVLLEPCMRNTAPCIAYAAWKINRQNPEANIVVAPSDHLITDEPQFEQVIQTGLDFTAANDTLLTLGMKPHRPETGYGYIQADQKGNQFSPEPSGLNSPFSIHTVAAFKEKPNRKTAQQYLNEGSYYWNSGIFIWSVPSIMKAIRSYLPDIAKIFDKGKDAYYTEHEQTFINEHFPSCPKISVDYGIMEKADNIFVLPADFGWSDLGTWGSLWEKRERNNDGNTIVGSGVHLFECADTIVHVPNERPMVLQGLDGYIVVEANGVLLICKKEEEQRIKDFRESVIAMNNVQ encoded by the coding sequence ATGAACACCAACAACTATCTTGTCATCATGGCCGGAGGCATAGGCAGCCGGTTCTGGCCCATGAGCACCGCCGAAAAGCCCAAACAGTTCCTGGACATACTGGGAACCGGGAAAACCCTCTTACAACAAACCGTCCATCGTTTCCGGAACATCGTTCCCGCTGAGAACATCTACATTGTTACATCGGCCAACTATCAGCAACTGGCGCTGGAGCAGATCCCGGAACTGAATGCCAGCCAGGTATTGCTGGAACCCTGCATGCGGAATACCGCGCCGTGTATCGCTTATGCAGCCTGGAAAATCAATCGGCAAAATCCGGAAGCCAACATCGTGGTGGCCCCTTCCGACCACCTCATTACCGATGAGCCACAGTTTGAGCAGGTCATTCAAACCGGGCTGGACTTCACCGCTGCAAACGACACCCTCCTAACACTCGGCATGAAACCCCATCGCCCCGAAACGGGATATGGTTACATTCAGGCCGATCAAAAGGGAAATCAATTTTCTCCCGAACCATCGGGACTAAATTCTCCATTTTCAATTCATACAGTGGCGGCGTTTAAGGAGAAACCCAACCGCAAAACTGCCCAGCAGTACCTCAATGAAGGCAGCTATTACTGGAACTCGGGTATTTTTATCTGGAGTGTACCGAGTATCATGAAAGCTATCCGGTCGTATCTTCCTGACATTGCTAAAATCTTCGACAAGGGAAAGGATGCCTATTACACCGAACATGAACAAACCTTCATCAACGAACATTTCCCTTCGTGCCCGAAAATATCCGTCGACTACGGCATCATGGAGAAAGCCGATAACATTTTCGTGTTGCCGGCCGATTTTGGTTGGAGCGACCTGGGAACCTGGGGTAGTTTGTGGGAAAAACGGGAACGTAACAACGATGGAAATACCATAGTAGGCAGCGGCGTTCACCTCTTCGAATGCGCCGATACCATCGTCCATGTACCCAATGAACGCCCGATGGTGTTGCAGGGATTGGACGGTTACATCGTAGTAGAAGCCAACGGCGTACTGCTGATCTGTAAAAAAGAAGAAGAACAGCGCATCAAGGATTTCCGCGAAAGCGTAATAGCGATGAACAATGTGCAATGA
- a CDS encoding Gfo/Idh/MocA family protein, translating into MENNAKKSVSRRRFLGTTAAGMAGLAVLPGLSSCKEKPAATDKVIRMGFIGMGRQSMFLLNGFLQIPGTQVVAGCDVYGRKRKRFEQRVTDFYAKAGQKADVKTYEKYEDLLGREDIDAVVIAVPDHAHAMIAVAACKTGKDVYLEKPMTFTIKEGQVLRKTVRDNNRILGIGSQQRSDPNFQHAVELVQSGKLGKIEKINAYVGAPPTPYNLPEEPVPDDLNWDRWLGPLPGDIHFNNELDPPISLDPPQDEQFWGAWRWYKEMGGGFTTDWGAHMFDIAQWGLGMDGSGPVEISPIGDGTEYMTFRYANGTVMTSEPFDEKLTKGVKFWGETGWIEVARGYFNASDEKFMPAVTAKDDGPYETKIPHQVNFIEAVRERKDPVVPVEIGHSSATVCNLGNIACDLQRTIKWDPETETFVDDEDGAATAKLSYEYRAPWKLI; encoded by the coding sequence ATGGAAAACAATGCGAAGAAGAGCGTCAGCCGCAGACGCTTTCTGGGGACTACCGCTGCCGGAATGGCTGGCCTGGCCGTGCTTCCGGGACTTTCCTCCTGTAAAGAAAAACCAGCTGCAACAGACAAAGTCATCCGCATGGGCTTCATTGGTATGGGCCGTCAGTCCATGTTCCTGCTCAACGGATTCCTGCAAATTCCGGGTACACAGGTAGTGGCCGGTTGCGATGTGTATGGAAGAAAACGCAAACGTTTCGAGCAACGCGTGACCGATTTTTATGCCAAAGCCGGTCAGAAAGCAGACGTGAAAACGTACGAAAAATATGAAGACCTATTGGGTCGTGAGGATATTGATGCAGTAGTGATTGCCGTACCCGACCATGCACATGCCATGATTGCTGTGGCTGCTTGTAAAACCGGCAAGGATGTGTACCTCGAAAAGCCGATGACCTTCACCATCAAGGAAGGACAGGTTTTGCGCAAGACCGTTCGCGACAATAACCGGATCCTGGGCATCGGCAGCCAACAACGCTCCGATCCCAATTTCCAACATGCTGTTGAACTGGTACAATCGGGCAAGCTGGGTAAAATCGAGAAAATCAATGCCTATGTTGGTGCACCGCCCACTCCCTATAACCTTCCTGAGGAGCCGGTTCCGGATGATTTGAACTGGGACAGGTGGTTGGGCCCGTTGCCCGGAGATATTCATTTTAATAATGAACTCGATCCGCCTATTTCGCTCGATCCTCCGCAGGATGAGCAGTTCTGGGGTGCCTGGCGCTGGTACAAGGAAATGGGTGGTGGTTTCACGACTGACTGGGGCGCTCACATGTTCGACATTGCACAGTGGGGCTTAGGTATGGATGGCAGTGGGCCTGTCGAAATTTCGCCTATTGGTGATGGAACCGAGTACATGACATTCAGGTATGCCAACGGAACCGTGATGACTTCCGAGCCGTTCGATGAGAAACTGACCAAAGGGGTCAAGTTTTGGGGCGAGACTGGCTGGATTGAGGTTGCCCGTGGTTATTTCAATGCTTCGGACGAGAAATTCATGCCTGCAGTAACAGCTAAGGATGATGGTCCGTATGAAACCAAGATTCCGCACCAGGTGAATTTCATCGAAGCCGTTCGCGAGCGGAAAGATCCGGTTGTCCCGGTAGAAATCGGACACAGTAGTGCCACGGTTTGTAACCTGGGCAACATCGCCTGCGACCTGCAGCGTACCATCAAGTGGGATCCGGAAACAGAGACATTTGTGGATGACGAAGATGGTGCTGCTACCGCGAAATTAAGTTATGAATATCGCGCTCCCTGGAAACTGATTTGA
- a CDS encoding sodium:solute symporter, with translation MIKYVFLVLYLVIMIWVGIRSSRKIKTTGDFFVAGKRGSLWQVTGSLLATILGSSAILGTVNLAYTQGWAASWLMLSAAAGFIVLIPLAKYVSRFGKYTLPQLVGDFYGLKAKTLASIIIPLAWIGIVAAQIIGAAKIMNSFFGLGYGYGVMGAGLVFVFYTLIGGQVSILKTDQFQAFFILTGILISAIYIFFHFPVSPVRMTPLGFPFNQNFDVLDLIVLLLSYSATFVVGPDIYSRLFCANSEETARKSVRLTAIILIPFAFLITFLGVFASYQYPDLDYHTGSALIPVIIHVMPEWGIGLMMAALLSAVMSSADTTLLTASIIISDPISKGLDTNNSLLNTRLIILGLGGLSILLALEVTSIIQVLLIALAVFSGAFIVPTAAGLLGFRTSEARSTAAMAAGSILALAGKVYSLYGDRMIGNWIIVSAFAVNAIILFSGRKARDVRHQTRDARQ, from the coding sequence ATGATCAAATACGTTTTCCTGGTACTGTACCTTGTCATCATGATTTGGGTGGGCATTCGCTCCTCCCGGAAGATCAAAACTACGGGTGACTTTTTCGTTGCCGGAAAACGGGGCAGTTTGTGGCAGGTAACCGGTTCACTGCTGGCCACCATTTTGGGAAGTTCAGCCATTCTGGGAACCGTTAATCTGGCTTACACACAGGGATGGGCAGCTTCCTGGCTCATGCTTTCGGCGGCTGCCGGGTTCATTGTTTTGATACCACTGGCCAAATATGTCAGCCGTTTCGGAAAATATACGCTACCACAGCTTGTCGGCGATTTTTACGGTCTGAAAGCTAAAACGCTTGCTTCCATTATTATTCCACTGGCATGGATTGGCATTGTAGCGGCACAAATCATCGGGGCGGCGAAAATCATGAACAGCTTTTTCGGCCTGGGCTATGGCTACGGCGTCATGGGAGCCGGACTGGTTTTTGTTTTCTATACCCTCATCGGCGGGCAGGTTTCCATCCTGAAGACTGACCAGTTTCAGGCTTTCTTTATTCTCACCGGCATTTTGATTTCAGCCATCTACATTTTCTTTCATTTTCCGGTATCACCGGTAAGAATGACACCGCTCGGTTTCCCATTCAACCAAAATTTCGATGTGCTTGACCTGATAGTGCTGCTGCTCTCCTACTCGGCCACGTTTGTGGTTGGACCGGATATTTATTCGCGACTGTTTTGTGCCAATAGTGAAGAAACGGCCCGGAAAAGCGTGAGGCTGACGGCAATTATTCTCATACCGTTCGCTTTCCTGATTACCTTTCTGGGTGTTTTTGCCAGTTACCAGTATCCCGATCTGGATTACCATACCGGTTCGGCGTTGATTCCGGTTATCATTCACGTGATGCCCGAATGGGGCATCGGACTGATGATGGCGGCCCTGCTTTCGGCAGTGATGTCGTCGGCTGATACGACGTTGCTGACGGCATCTATTATCATCAGCGACCCCATTTCCAAAGGACTCGACACTAACAATTCGTTGCTGAATACCCGGCTGATTATCCTTGGGCTGGGCGGGCTCAGCATTTTGCTGGCGCTGGAAGTTACGTCCATCATCCAGGTATTACTGATTGCGCTGGCCGTATTTTCCGGGGCCTTTATTGTCCCAACTGCGGCTGGCTTGCTTGGTTTCCGCACAAGCGAGGCAAGAAGCACTGCAGCCATGGCAGCCGGAAGTATCCTGGCTTTAGCCGGAAAAGTATACAGTTTGTACGGCGACCGGATGATTGGCAATTGGATTATCGTTTCTGCATTCGCAGTGAATGCGATCATTCTGTTTAGCGGAAGAAAGGCACGAGACGTTAGACATCAAACACGAGACGCCAGACAATAG
- a CDS encoding lysylphosphatidylglycerol synthase transmembrane domain-containing protein: MEKKRIKKIGLNLLKLVISAGAIAWVLSKISFREVMHIFGQSAPGYLMLALLFFVLSKVLAAFRLNLLFRESGAHLSWWLNLKLYWMGMFYNLFLPGGIGGDGYKIYLVNKFRQNGLKKNFSAVVIDRVSGLVAIGLITITLYFFSAIQIPYGQWAWVGYFLVYSGFLLLLRLFFPLFLKIHLPLTGWSLALQLSQLFSALFILLAFHQQAHLVDYLFLFFLSSVAAALPITIGGAGARELVFLYGSQQLGLAGDLSIALSFMFYLITAFASLWGIVWVFRPPFREEGENDLTTGPAS; encoded by the coding sequence GTGGAGAAGAAACGAATTAAAAAAATCGGGCTAAACCTGCTTAAACTGGTTATTTCAGCAGGGGCCATTGCCTGGGTGCTTTCCAAAATTTCCTTCCGGGAAGTGATGCACATTTTCGGGCAATCGGCGCCGGGATACCTGATGCTGGCCTTGCTGTTTTTTGTACTATCGAAAGTGTTGGCGGCTTTCCGGCTCAACCTCCTTTTCCGCGAAAGCGGGGCACACCTCTCATGGTGGCTCAACCTGAAGCTGTACTGGATGGGTATGTTCTACAATTTGTTCCTACCGGGAGGAATCGGCGGAGATGGTTACAAAATTTACCTCGTGAATAAGTTCCGGCAAAACGGACTGAAAAAGAACTTTAGCGCAGTAGTCATCGACCGGGTGTCCGGACTCGTCGCCATCGGATTGATTACCATCACGCTCTATTTCTTTTCGGCCATTCAAATTCCTTACGGACAATGGGCATGGGTAGGATACTTTTTGGTATACAGCGGATTTTTGTTGTTGCTGAGACTTTTCTTTCCCTTGTTCCTGAAGATCCATCTGCCGCTTACCGGTTGGTCGCTGGCACTGCAACTATCGCAACTGTTTTCGGCTTTGTTTATACTGCTTGCTTTTCATCAGCAGGCTCACCTCGTCGATTACCTGTTCCTCTTTTTCCTTTCGTCGGTTGCAGCAGCGCTGCCCATTACCATCGGCGGGGCCGGCGCACGCGAACTGGTTTTCCTGTATGGTTCCCAACAACTGGGACTGGCAGGCGACCTTTCCATTGCCCTCAGTTTTATGTTCTATCTTATTACTGCTTTTGCATCGCTGTGGGGAATTGTCTGGGTATTTCGTCCGCCCTTCCGGGAAGAAGGAGAAAACGATCTGACAACAGGGCCTGCTTCCTGA
- a CDS encoding glycosyltransferase family 2 protein produces MEKISVVVTVFNEEDNIRPLVEQISAALTGYPFEIVYVDDGSTDNTVQVIKSMNNPHLKLVELKKNFGQCPALKAGIDYATGDFIVTMDGDLQNDPSDIPMMVEQAKKGDFDLVAGIREKRKDGFILRKLPSKLGNWLIRRVTKVDIKDNGCALKVFRADMAKSIPLYGELHRFISVLAHYEGAKIDQVNVKHHARIHGESKYGLSRTFRVLSDLILMLFFRKYMQKPMHFFGTFGILTGLAGGAILFYFLILKLMGEDIWGRPLLLLGIILLFIGFQIIALGLLLDYQMRTYYESQHKAPYQVRRVTGGEETN; encoded by the coding sequence ATGGAAAAGATTTCAGTAGTGGTCACCGTGTTTAACGAGGAGGATAATATCCGGCCACTGGTTGAACAAATATCTGCCGCATTAACCGGTTACCCGTTCGAGATTGTCTATGTCGACGATGGATCGACCGACAACACCGTCCAGGTTATCAAATCAATGAATAATCCGCACCTGAAGCTGGTTGAGTTGAAGAAGAATTTCGGGCAGTGCCCGGCACTAAAAGCCGGCATCGACTATGCTACCGGCGATTTCATCGTGACGATGGACGGCGATTTGCAAAACGACCCATCCGACATTCCGATGATGGTCGAGCAGGCCAAGAAAGGCGATTTCGATTTGGTTGCCGGCATCCGCGAAAAGCGGAAAGATGGCTTTATTCTCCGGAAACTGCCATCGAAACTGGGCAACTGGCTGATCCGTCGGGTAACGAAAGTTGATATCAAAGACAATGGTTGCGCCTTGAAGGTTTTCCGTGCCGATATGGCCAAAAGCATTCCACTCTATGGCGAACTTCACCGTTTCATTTCGGTACTGGCCCATTACGAGGGAGCCAAAATTGATCAGGTAAATGTGAAGCACCATGCCCGCATTCACGGAGAATCGAAATACGGTTTGTCGCGTACGTTCCGGGTACTCAGCGACCTCATCCTGATGCTCTTTTTCCGCAAGTACATGCAAAAACCGATGCACTTTTTCGGAACTTTTGGTATCCTTACCGGACTTGCCGGAGGTGCTATCCTCTTCTACTTTCTCATTCTGAAACTGATGGGTGAAGACATCTGGGGACGTCCGTTGCTGCTGCTCGGAATCATTCTGCTGTTTATCGGATTCCAAATCATCGCGCTGGGATTACTGCTCGATTACCAGATGCGCACCTATTACGAATCACAACACAAAGCTCCCTATCAAGTAAGGCGCGTAACCGGTGGAGAAGAAACGAATTAA
- the rbr gene encoding rubrerythrin, producing METNIKGTRTEQNLLKAFAGESQARNRYDMFAKIAKKEGYEQIAAIFQETALNEIAHAKRFFRFLEGGMVEITASYPAGVEGTTAENLLAAAEGENEEWTDLYPEFAKVAEEEGFKAAALAFRKIAEVEAEHEKRYRKLLENLENDLVFKKKKKVRWRCRNCGYIHEGEEALERCPACLHPKAYFEEENANY from the coding sequence ATGGAGACAAATATCAAAGGAACCCGGACCGAGCAAAACCTACTGAAAGCTTTTGCCGGTGAGTCGCAAGCGCGAAACCGCTACGATATGTTTGCGAAAATCGCGAAAAAAGAAGGCTATGAGCAAATCGCAGCCATTTTTCAGGAGACGGCATTGAACGAAATTGCACATGCTAAACGGTTCTTCCGCTTTCTGGAGGGAGGAATGGTGGAAATCACCGCTTCCTACCCTGCCGGGGTGGAAGGTACGACCGCCGAAAACCTCCTGGCTGCCGCCGAAGGTGAAAACGAAGAATGGACCGATTTATATCCGGAGTTCGCCAAAGTTGCCGAAGAAGAAGGTTTCAAAGCAGCGGCCCTGGCTTTCCGGAAGATTGCTGAGGTAGAAGCCGAACACGAAAAAAGGTACCGGAAACTGCTGGAAAATCTGGAAAACGATTTAGTCTTCAAAAAAAAGAAAAAGGTTCGTTGGAGATGCCGGAACTGCGGTTATATACACGAAGGAGAGGAAGCGCTGGAACGTTGTCCCGCCTGTTTGCATCCAAAAGCTTATTTTGAAGAAGAAAACGCCAACTATTAA
- a CDS encoding flavin reductase, which translates to MNINAFFKVSYGLYLISTKSGDKLGGYVANTAFQVTAKPARFAISCNRDNFTAELIRESGIFAFSVLREDASPEIIGTFGYKSGREIDKFEKVKTITAQTGAPIVTDSSVAWFDCKVTETHEIGTHILFIGEVLDFDIIDEGANPLTYAYYHEVRKGLSPKNAPTYIEMEKLEEEKTEQPAEEAPAKNETWTCQVCHYNYDPETGDPITGIPPGTAFEDLPDDWVCPLCGATKDMFEKD; encoded by the coding sequence ATGAACATCAACGCATTTTTCAAGGTAAGCTACGGGCTATACCTTATTTCTACTAAATCAGGAGATAAACTGGGTGGTTATGTTGCCAATACGGCTTTCCAGGTAACAGCTAAGCCGGCACGATTTGCCATCAGTTGTAACCGCGATAACTTTACCGCAGAGTTAATCCGCGAAAGCGGCATTTTCGCATTCTCCGTTTTGCGGGAAGATGCTTCGCCCGAAATCATTGGCACCTTCGGTTACAAGAGTGGCCGTGAGATTGATAAGTTTGAAAAGGTGAAAACCATCACGGCACAAACCGGGGCTCCCATTGTCACTGATTCTTCGGTAGCCTGGTTCGATTGTAAAGTGACCGAAACGCACGAAATCGGAACGCACATTCTTTTCATAGGAGAAGTGCTCGATTTCGACATAATTGACGAAGGGGCCAATCCGTTGACCTATGCTTATTACCATGAAGTAAGGAAAGGTTTGTCACCGAAAAATGCGCCAACCTATATTGAGATGGAAAAACTTGAAGAAGAAAAAACCGAACAACCCGCAGAAGAAGCTCCCGCCAAAAACGAAACCTGGACCTGTCAGGTTTGCCATTACAATTATGATCCGGAAACAGGAGACCCGATTACCGGAATTCCGCCGGGAACAGCATTTGAAGATCTTCCGGACGACTGGGTTTGTCCACTTTGCGGGGCAACAAAAGACATGTTCGAGAAAGATTAG